The Panicum virgatum strain AP13 chromosome 6K, P.virgatum_v5, whole genome shotgun sequence nucleotide sequence acttgagaagaactaaggatatgttcctaatatttggaggcgaagatgagctccttgtaaagggttacaccgatgctagttttcaaacagataaagatgactccaaatcgcaatacggttttgttttctgcctcaatggtggggcagtgagctggaagagttccaagcaagatacagTGGCTGATTCGAcaacagaggccgagtatattgcagcttccgaagctgcaaaagaagttgtttggatcagaaagtttgtttctgacttgggtgttgttcctagtgcgtccagtccagtggacctctattgtgataatagtggtgccgttgcactagcaaaggagcctagaacaactaagaagtccagacatatactacggaagtatcacctcatccgtaactttgttgagagaggtgatgtgaaggtttgcaaggtgcacacggattcaaacgttgctgatctgttgacgaagcctctcccacaaccaaagcatgaggcgcacatgagatctatgagtattagatacttacatcagtgattctagtgtgcgtgggagatttttgtgtcatgagtatgtttatgtaatgataaataattgttatttgttccatggatgattatttttacattgattatcaagtacatgacttgttcgtgaaactctttgttgacaatgatatgattctaaattatccctagtttatgtcgttgtgtgggacaataacgacgttgagactagcacatgcattaattgatgataatgtttcacggatcatggatatggagatatcggattaatgatgtggacacatgttggtgaacatggtgttggattgacccactccaagacaatgttgggattgttattttgtatgtgccatcagttgttcttgagtgttatacctactggatccttagacctgagattgcCATtatttctcactgtgtgtagtggtgcatcttggggctgctaaacgctactccgtgactggttagttacaaaagtagcttacaggtgtgtcatgaaacatggaatgggatgtgagcggatcaagatggaatttgcccctcctagataacgggagagatatctctgggcccctcgagatagttggatttgaaagtgcatggccatgccaaagtgattaaagagttaatcataatgactaaaggttagttatgaatagaatccactattagatcgagagaatggtcgagctatcacaaaggtggcacgcatctcgctttgagcttgactggtatcgtgtggcaaagggatcggtgtataagtatatctatggttcggccgatatgatctttatgtgtatttgtgagtcactatgccctgctaggtgccgctattgacttgtgattcggaaatgatttccgatcacgaccacctacatatgaacctaacgggtcacacacttaaggggtttggaatgttggaaagcttgcctgtatgattgtctctagtgcaagtgggagattgttggtgatatacccaagagcccatcatcacaatactgTTTAAAggccaagaggatattgatccaagaggaattagggttactaatgggcctatgagatagaagcccattagtacgccctatatacgagggaggggctaggggggcgataaCCTAagagctgcgccacctcctagccgccgcccctccctctctctctcggccgccgcccatgccgtgcgtgcagtgctagcacaccgacgcccggcgtttcatccccgtacgtgtggactccgtggaggcgttgctgcgactgctgcgctgatcagctgctgggatcaagtacgaggagctcggttcgtgggacgtgatcgactacttcctctacatcgacgcgcgacttcttccgctgcgctgcgcgtctagtggtaacgatctatgatcttctactcgcaagtatcttgggtatatgcggtagtgatgctagcgtatcctacccgtttccctacagtggtaccagagccatcttgcgtagttttttggtctggatcatttgcatataggtgatatgttgttgtagtagattggatctattacttttgcacggtttgattagatcaattggtcataaggggttaaaactggagcgagttgattgcgcggcatgtgacaaaagattagtttgtgttctttctctattatgtatacgacatgtccctaccggctggaatcaccatcgggactaactgtgtgcataagtCAGCAGATTGGACCAACAGattgatcttctactcgcaagtattttgggtatatgcggtagtgatgctagcgtagcctacccgtttccctacataATCTTGTTATCCTTACAGTTAATAAATGAAACACCACTCGTTGTGGAACCTGTTAGCACATGCATCCAAGCGTATTATCGCTCAATTACCACATCAAGCAAAGTGATGAACATTGATACAACAGTACCACAATAGTGCCTATGGATGATCCTCCTCGACAATCTCGTTTGTGGCACCACTACTCGCCGTCATGTCATTATCCGCCTCATCACGTATCTCACCTCCAGAGCCTGCATTGATGTTGTCCAGATCAATGGACACCTCATCCGCTGCCATTCCACTAGGTTCACCATTCTGCATAGCAAGTGTATCGGCTTGCGCACCATGGTCCGAACCATGAGGATGGAAGTCATACCTTGCAGTGTACTCCACTAGGAGCCCCAGTGCGGTGACcaactcgccgccgctgctcagcTGCTTGGCATGGGAAACCTCGCCGCAGTGGCGAGCAGCGTAGCACATCATCTCGATCCAGACTCCGGCGATCATTTTCAGCACGTCAGGTATGCCTGAGTTTCTGCTGAGGAGCGTCCCGGTGAGCCCAGCTGCATCGATGTACGCGAGACCATGGGGATTATTATCTTCCATTTGAACAGAAACGGATGCACTACTACCATCACTATCGATTCTATCGTGATACTCCCGGTAAAGCAATTTGGCAAGGTTTTCCCTTGGTGTGAGTGTGGAGTCCATGTCTGGGTCACTTGAGTGTTGCTCCCAAAATGTGACTAAACCGTCGCAGTTGTTATCATAGCGGGTGTCCCGTACCGGGCCGGGTAGCATGTGGGGTTGGACAACATAGAGGAAGAGCATGTAGTCGGAGAGCGCCTTGACTGCCTTGGCTAGGTGCTCATCCGCCGCCTCTTGGACGACATCTGCGACTGGCTGGCGGCAGCAGAGGTACACATCGGTGGCAACATGCCAGATGAGGATGCTTTGGTCGAAGTCGGTGTCGTTGACGCTCCAGCTGATTTCATCATACAAGCTGCCCTCTGGGTACCTTATTTGCTGAAGTGTCCACCTGCCCCGTGCATTCCTCATATCCCCCAGTTGTCTTCTTGGTATCTCCTCCAGCAGCAAGTCCCTGACACTGTCTGAAATCTCTGTGGTGCTTGAATAATGGAGCTTGTTCCACCACCTCTTCAGTCCCACCTTCTTGGTGATTCTGCTCCTTAGGTCGGTCTTGTCGCAGGTGCAGAAATCCAACAAGTTATACTGCCCAACAGAGTCCAGCCACCTTCTACTACTCGCTGCCTGGACTAGACGGCGAAGGCACTGAACTTTGGCACGAATCCAATCCCATTTCCGAGCATGCAACAAGGAGCATGTCCAAGAAGAGCCTATAGCCCTAACCAGTGATGTGATCTCCAGGACAAATGCCCCCAACAACAGAACCCAAGTGACAATGACATCAGGTCTGCTGTAATAAGCACCTCTAGAGTTCAGTTGGAACAGCAAGAAGGAGGCCAGAGTGGCTACCGGTGAGATAACACGGATGCAGGAGCCATACCAAGTGTAGATAACCGCTGCCTTTGTGTATAGGATGTCATACATCAAAGATAGCTGCATCTCAATCAACTCGAACTTGTACTTGCTGCCATTGAGCCTTATACCTTCGGCAATAGCATCTTGTTCAGATTCAGACGTAATCAGGTCATCGGTGAATAGACTCTTGCAAGCGTTGAACACATAGTGAGCTCCAAGCAGGACCTCCTCTGCATCCAATTCAGTTGTTCCAACCCGTCCCTCATACGGTTGGCGACGAGTACTGTCATCTGATATATCAAGAGAGCTCCTGATGCTCTCCATATTCGCACGCTTGAGCGCCCAGGTCTTCTGGCTATCAATGGATGGGTACAAGACATAAGCTGCCCCCGCGATCTGCACAGCGAGAGTAAGAAGGTGACGCAGCCAGAGCTGATTGTCCTCGAAGGCATATGCAGTGATTGTGTCAGGGCCACCGAGGTGCAGGAGGAGCAATGGCGCCCAGAATGTGACGAGCTGTTTCTCACTTGATCTGGCGCGGATGGAGAGGTGACCGAGAGTGTAAATAGCAGTGGAGTCAGCCATGAGGTATGCCAGCCAGAGGTGGATCCTGAAGAGAGCGGAGCCTTTGCGGCGACGGGTTCCTGCAAAAGCAAGCAGAACAAATTGCAGTGTGAAACTAAGGAGCACCAGGATTTGGATCTCCCATTTCTTCCAGAGGTTCAAAAGCCCTCTAACCATTGTTCGCTCCACCGCTGAAAATGCAAAACCTGAAAATTCATTGAAGTACAAAAAACAGTAAATTAGTTATGATTAAATGCATGGGCGCAAGCAAAGGGTCGTCTTTTAGAGCTTTTATTTGACCCAAAACTGCAAATATGAAAATTCATTCAAAGTGCAAAAATCTAAATAGCACGGTTCACTTTACTTTTTATTTCTAACTTTCTATATATTACTGGTCTCTATTACTGGCAATTGATTTTCCCCTGAACGTGCTCTAaatccccctcccctctccctcactctcttccTCCTGTCGAGAAGTGCGAAATTTTTATGCTGGATAGGTTTCTAAAAGGTAGTTGATTACCTCGGGACAACGCTGCCGACGGCGAACAGGAAGACGATGCACCAATGGAGCCTGCGCCGTAGCTGCCCGCCGTCGAGCTGGGGCGACTGCTTAACTGAGATTTGGGTGGTGCTTTTGTTTGTTAGCCCAGCAAGATTCTGCGTGCTCACTTCAAAGACTTGTCTCTTTGGAGCTCTCTTCTGTCGGTCGCCGAATGAGACGAGGGAGGAAGAGGTCCCTCGACGACTTTGACGTTGACGTGAGTGCTTCTTAGTCAATCGGGACGTTTCCCATTGGCAAAATCATTTTTGGTCCTGAATGCAAAATTACTTGTAGCTGTATTAATATATCCATCCACCACGAGAATACTTTTGAAATATTTATTCCAGTTgccattttaatttttaaatattACTCCATCAATGTCCAAACTGAACCATACTATTTGCTCTGATACCGGCCCTTTGGCCACACTTGTCCAAATACTCTATAGAGGCTAGTTAGAACAACCAACACGACTTAACTACACAAGTAGTGGACTTTGTTTTGAGCACAGGTAGTGGACTTTTGGTTATTATATTAAGATCATTGCACATTAAGTAATCGGTAGTAGTAAAAAAGAAGAATCTGAGACAAATAGGAAAAAGGGCAAGTTGATCTCCATTATAATATAGCAGTGTCTCAGAGACTGGATGACTTACTGAATAGCTTATTCGAGGCACACGGTTTTTTTGAAGGGTCAacgtgggggtgggggggggatCCCAGCTGAATTTCATTCATTTAGGTGGCCCTGAGGACCAAATTGAGTAAAGATACATTTTtacatttttgttttttttgagataaaaaaaaatccGGCTTCATCTACCGAAGTAAAATCAGACCAATTATTACAGAGTTCAACTCACAGCACCACGAAAAAATTGTAAAACACTACGACTTACAAGCAAGTTGGCCAGGCCCTGAGGGgggcggagaggggcggccgccCCGGGCCCCAGATTCCAAGGGGCCCCTTCCCCATGTACACGTACATGTAGAGTATAGGTATTAGGCATCTAGGCAGTCACATACACGAGTGCGTCTAGGTTTTAGCGTTTCACAGGTTTCGCAGACCGGGAGTTCCAGAATTCCAATCGTTTTTTCTCTGCGCACACGCCGCCGGAGTCCGCCAtcacgccgcgcgcgccgccgccgttagTGACCTTCCGCGACGGAAGCCATGGCACCGCACGTCGCCATCAGTTCGACGGCACCACACGCAAGACAACGGCCGGCCGACGGGCGACAGGAGGCCAGGACGCATGCACGCAAGAGGCAAGACATAAGTTCAATGCATCACCGATCAACTGGTACTTACTTATCAGTCttgtctcattttttttctcttaaaTTTACCACATGCCGCAGCTATCAGCGAGTAGAGAGGGATATGGTTCAGCCAACAACCCAATTAATCAAAACTCTTGTGCGGCAATTAGCAAATCAGGACTTTAGGAGTTACGAGGTATTATATTCAGAGACATTATTAGTGTATATGTTCCTATTTTCCCCTAAATTATTGACATTCATTACTACCTTGTTTATCTTAAATTTCAGCATAAAGCACTACCATGTCATCTAGGAGTAGAAAATATCCATCTGGCAGTGAGAAAACGAACAAGAGGAACCAAACGGATGTGTTTATTGAATGACAAAGACAAACCTttgataatttttttagaactaaTACGAGCACTTTAAAAAAAATCCGATGAGCTGGCTTTGACTATAAGTACCTGTGGAGGAATATTAGCAGAGAAGACGCCTATAAGAGAAGTGGTActgtttatttttatattatttatttatttattattataattatttaAGGCCCCCTAGTTTATGTCCCGCCCCGGGCCCCCGGAAACTCAGGACTGGGCCTGGGTTGACAAAcaagaaaagataaaaaaacGATCAAACTAGACCAATCCATCTACTAGATAACTAGCTCCTAGAACCGAAGAATTCCAAAGCA carries:
- the LOC120713624 gene encoding uncharacterized protein LOC120713624 → MVRGLLNLWKKWEIQILVLLSFTLQFVLLAFAGTRRRKGSALFRIHLWLAYLMADSTAIYTLGHLSIRARSSEKQLVTFWAPLLLLHLGGPDTITAYAFEDNQLWLRHLLTLAVQIAGAAYVLYPSIDSQKTWALKRANMESIRSSLDISDDSTRRQPYEGRVGTTELDAEEVLLGAHYVFNACKSLFTDDLITSESEQDAIAEGIRLNGSKYKFELIEMQLSLMYDILYTKAAVIYTWYGSCIRVISPVATLASFLLFQLNSRGAYYSRPDVIVTWVLLLGAFVLEITSLVRAIGSSWTCSLLHARKWDWIRAKVQCLRRLVQAASSRRWLDSVGQYNLLDFCTCDKTDLRSRITKKVGLKRWWNKLHYSSTTEISDSVRDLLLEEIPRRQLGDMRNARGRWTLQQIRYPEGSLYDEISWSVNDTDFDQSILIWHVATDVYLCCRQPVADVVQEAADEHLAKAVKALSDYMLFLYVVQPHMLPGPVRDTRYDNNCDGLVTFWEQHSSDPDMDSTLTPRENLAKLLYREYHDRIDSDGSSASVSVQMEDNNPHGLAYIDAAGLTGTLLSRNSGIPDVLKMIAGVWIEMMCYAARHCGEVSHAKQLSSGGELVTALGLLVEYTARYDFHPHGSDHGAQADTLAMQNGEPSGMAADEVSIDLDNINAGSGGEIRDEADNDMTASSGATNEIVEEDHP